One Methylobacterium sp. AMS5 genomic region harbors:
- a CDS encoding PHB depolymerase family esterase, with protein sequence MNAFSGIDMGEVTRLTRAGQLTEAMALLQGRSASAKPQASPQEGVPGKDASTARHGSTIDMVAPRTPGGAWTAPGFGKGTAGEAPADRTSASERQGLAETLRSLRERFPKMGGISGLGDGLGSPQQSPIPVPDGARYEERTFSNAAGSRTYKVYVPSGYTGQALPLVVMLHGCTQSPDDFAAGTRMNALAEEQTFLVAYPGQPQSANMQKCWNWFNAGDQQRGSGEPSLIAGIAQDVIREFSADPRRVYVAGLSAGGAAAAIMAATYPDLFAAIGVHSGLPYGAAKDMPSAFAAMNGGGTAQPLGARASVPTIVFHGDADRTVNPANGDRIIAQSKPEGALGTVVTHGESPGGMTYTRRVQSDPSGREVVEQWVLHGAGHAWSGGSPNGTYTDPRGPDASREMVRFFMAHTAGSDTRQQ encoded by the coding sequence ATGAACGCATTCTCCGGCATCGACATGGGTGAGGTGACCCGTCTCACCCGCGCCGGCCAGCTCACCGAAGCCATGGCTCTCCTTCAGGGGCGCTCGGCCTCTGCCAAGCCGCAAGCGAGCCCGCAGGAGGGTGTGCCCGGCAAGGACGCCAGCACCGCGCGACACGGGTCGACCATCGACATGGTCGCGCCTCGGACCCCGGGCGGAGCGTGGACCGCACCGGGTTTCGGCAAGGGGACGGCCGGGGAAGCGCCCGCCGACAGGACAAGCGCCTCAGAACGGCAAGGGCTTGCAGAGACCCTGCGGTCCTTGCGCGAGCGCTTTCCCAAGATGGGCGGGATCTCCGGCCTCGGGGATGGTCTCGGATCGCCTCAGCAATCTCCGATCCCGGTCCCGGATGGGGCTCGATACGAGGAGCGGACATTCTCCAACGCGGCGGGCAGCCGGACGTACAAGGTCTATGTCCCGAGTGGCTATACCGGCCAAGCTCTTCCTCTCGTCGTCATGCTGCACGGCTGTACCCAGTCGCCCGATGACTTCGCGGCCGGGACGCGGATGAACGCGCTTGCCGAGGAGCAGACCTTCTTGGTGGCCTATCCCGGCCAGCCCCAATCGGCCAACATGCAGAAATGCTGGAACTGGTTCAACGCTGGCGATCAGCAGCGCGGCTCGGGCGAGCCTTCGCTGATCGCGGGGATTGCCCAGGACGTCATCCGCGAGTTCTCGGCCGATCCCAGACGGGTCTACGTCGCGGGACTGTCAGCCGGCGGAGCGGCCGCAGCGATCATGGCGGCGACCTATCCCGATCTGTTCGCGGCAATCGGCGTCCATTCCGGCCTTCCCTATGGTGCGGCCAAGGATATGCCCTCCGCCTTTGCTGCCATGAACGGCGGCGGGACGGCTCAGCCGCTGGGAGCACGCGCTTCGGTCCCGACCATCGTCTTCCACGGTGATGCGGACCGCACCGTCAACCCAGCCAACGGCGACCGCATCATCGCTCAATCCAAGCCGGAGGGAGCCTTGGGGACGGTCGTCACCCACGGGGAGAGCCCGGGTGGCATGACTTACACCCGTCGCGTCCAGTCCGATCCTTCGGGCCGAGAGGTGGTGGAGCAGTGGGTTCTGCATGGAGCGGGTCACGCCTGGTCCGGCGGAAGCCCGAACGGCACCTACACGGATCCGCGCGGTCCAGACGCCAGCCGCGAGATGGTGCGCTTCTTCATGGCGCACACAGCCGGAAGCGATACACGACAACAATAA
- a CDS encoding IS3-like element ISMex5 family transposase (programmed frameshift) has translation MGTKRHKPEDVVAKLRQVDVLVSQGQSVAEAIRAIGVTEVTYYRWRKEYGGLKSDQVRRMKDLEVENQRLRKAIADLTLDKLILQEAAPGKLTSPARRRACIAHVMNVLDVSERRACRALGQHRSTQRKVPRGREDEAALTADLVELARQYGRYGYRKIGALLKAAGWFVNDKRVERIWRREGLKVPSRQPKRGRIWDGDGSCLRLRAERRDHVWSYDFVEARTHEGRKFRMLNVVDEFTRECLAIRVARKLKAVDVIDVLSDLFILRGVPGHIRSDNGPEFIAKSVQAWITGVGARTAYIAPGSPWENGYVESFNARLRDELLNGEIFYTLKEAQIVIESWRLHYNSVRPHASLGYRPPAPEVFVPAFTAWPAALTRSAPPAKRPVEQRPTLH, from the exons ATGGGAACGAAGCGGCACAAGCCGGAAGACGTGGTCGCCAAGCTGCGGCAGGTGGATGTTCTGGTCTCGCAGGGCCAGAGCGTGGCGGAGGCGATCCGGGCCATCGGCGTGACGGAAGTGACCTACTACCGCTGGCGCAAGGAGTACGGCGGCCTGAAGAGCGATCAGGTTCGACGGATGAAGGACTTGGAGGTTGAGAACCAGCGGCTGCGCAAGGCGATTGCGGATCTCACCCTCGACAAGCTGATCCTGCAGGAGGCCGCTC CGGGGAAACTGACCAGCCCCGCGCGCCGACGCGCCTGCATCGCGCATGTCATGAACGTCCTAGACGTCTCCGAGCGCCGCGCCTGTCGGGCGCTCGGGCAGCATCGCTCGACGCAGCGCAAGGTGCCGCGGGGAAGAGAGGATGAGGCCGCGCTGACAGCCGACCTCGTGGAACTGGCTCGCCAGTACGGGCGCTACGGCTACCGGAAGATCGGTGCATTGCTGAAGGCGGCGGGCTGGTTCGTCAACGACAAGCGGGTCGAACGGATCTGGCGGCGCGAGGGGCTGAAGGTCCCGTCTCGGCAGCCCAAGCGCGGCCGCATCTGGGACGGGGATGGTTCCTGCCTGCGATTGCGGGCGGAGCGTCGCGATCACGTCTGGTCCTACGACTTTGTCGAAGCCCGCACGCACGAGGGCCGCAAGTTCCGGATGCTGAACGTGGTCGATGAGTTCACGCGGGAGTGCCTGGCGATCCGCGTCGCACGCAAGCTGAAGGCGGTGGACGTGATCGACGTGCTGTCCGACCTGTTCATCCTGCGCGGCGTGCCCGGCCATATCCGCTCGGACAACGGTCCGGAGTTCATCGCCAAGTCCGTGCAGGCCTGGATCACCGGTGTCGGCGCCAGAACAGCCTACATCGCACCCGGCTCGCCATGGGAGAACGGTTACGTCGAGAGCTTCAACGCACGACTACGGGACGAGCTTTTGAACGGTGAGATCTTCTACACGCTCAAGGAGGCGCAGATCGTGATCGAGAGTTGGCGTCTACACTACAACAGCGTGCGCCCGCACGCCTCGCTCGGCTACCGACCACCGGCCCCGGAGGTGTTCGTGCCGGCCTTCACCGCTTGGCCGGCTGCGCTCACCCGGTCGGCTCCGCCGGCCAAGCGACCCGTGGAGCAAAGGCCGACCCTGCACTAA
- a CDS encoding alpha/beta hydrolase has product MHARVSADPAPDDRLPVILVHGLGMSSRYMIPLARQLAPYRRVYAPDLPGFGLSEKPRRVLTVRELADALAAWMDAIGIDRAAFIGNSLGCEVLVELALVHPQRVDRLVLQGPTPDPESRGLVRQAIGFFAIAPFERWSLAWVALADYARGGIRRYILTLRRMVGNRIGEKVLRVTQPTLVVWGTRDYIVPYAFVTSLAAALPRGRLAVIPGAAHGINYSHPKAFAAVLLPFLLATGEMPAAQSLTPAPGAS; this is encoded by the coding sequence ATGCATGCCCGTGTCTCGGCCGATCCCGCACCCGATGACCGCCTGCCCGTGATCCTGGTCCACGGGCTCGGAATGTCGAGTCGCTACATGATCCCGCTCGCGCGGCAACTCGCCCCTTACCGACGGGTCTACGCGCCTGACCTGCCCGGCTTCGGCTTGAGCGAAAAGCCTCGCCGCGTGCTCACGGTTCGCGAGCTGGCCGATGCGCTGGCGGCCTGGATGGACGCGATCGGGATCGATCGCGCGGCCTTTATCGGCAATTCGCTCGGCTGCGAGGTGTTGGTCGAATTGGCACTCGTTCATCCGCAACGCGTCGACCGCCTTGTCCTGCAGGGGCCGACGCCGGACCCGGAGTCACGCGGCCTCGTCCGGCAAGCGATCGGCTTCTTTGCCATTGCACCGTTCGAGCGCTGGTCGCTCGCATGGGTGGCGCTCGCCGATTATGCCCGCGGTGGGATCAGGCGCTACATCCTCACCTTACGCAGAATGGTCGGCAACCGCATCGGAGAGAAGGTACTCCGAGTCACGCAGCCGACGCTCGTGGTTTGGGGAACGCGTGACTACATCGTCCCCTATGCATTTGTGACGAGCCTCGCAGCGGCCCTGCCTCGCGGCCGTCTTGCTGTCATCCCGGGCGCAGCCCATGGGATCAACTACTCGCATCCGAAGGCGTTTGCGGCGGTTTTACTCCCATTTCTCCTTGCGACAGGAGAGATGCCGGCCGCACAGAGCCTAACCCCGGCGCCCGGTGCAAGCTAA
- a CDS encoding LysR family transcriptional regulator, with the protein MSNLNVEQIRSFLAVLESGSFTAAAQALGLRQSTVSGHIARLEQALDRSLLMRDTHRVALTPDGQAMIGFARDVLAAHDRLRAFFSPGGLRGRIRLGVSEDYTLSALAQVLARFADGHPSVDLQLTVGLSRALYQGYDAGELDVIFCKRRGGDPRGELAWAEELVWVGRPGFVPDPALPLPLVLYPPPSITRTLALDALEAAGRSWRIACTSGSLMGLRAAVEAGLGIAPHSARVTPPGLAPIPETAGLPPIGEVEFVVLGSGRQHPAATALQEAILASMAELQSVPEA; encoded by the coding sequence ATGAGCAACCTCAACGTCGAGCAGATCCGCTCCTTCCTGGCCGTCCTTGAAAGCGGCAGCTTCACGGCCGCTGCGCAGGCCCTCGGCCTGCGGCAATCCACGGTCAGCGGGCATATCGCACGGCTGGAACAGGCACTGGACCGCTCTCTCCTCATGCGGGACACCCATCGGGTCGCCCTGACGCCGGACGGTCAAGCCATGATCGGTTTTGCGCGCGACGTGCTGGCGGCGCACGACCGGCTTCGCGCCTTCTTCTCGCCGGGCGGCCTGCGCGGCCGCATCCGCCTCGGCGTCTCCGAGGACTATACGCTGTCGGCCCTGGCCCAGGTTCTGGCGCGCTTCGCGGATGGCCACCCTTCCGTCGATCTGCAGCTGACGGTCGGTCTCAGCCGGGCCCTCTACCAGGGCTACGATGCGGGCGAACTGGACGTGATCTTCTGCAAGCGCCGAGGCGGCGATCCGCGCGGTGAATTGGCCTGGGCGGAAGAGCTGGTCTGGGTGGGCCGGCCCGGCTTCGTTCCCGATCCGGCATTGCCCTTGCCCTTGGTGCTCTATCCGCCGCCTTCGATCACGCGCACCCTGGCGCTCGATGCCCTCGAAGCGGCGGGGCGTTCTTGGCGGATCGCCTGCACCAGCGGCAGCCTGATGGGGCTGCGCGCGGCCGTCGAAGCCGGTCTGGGCATCGCGCCGCACTCGGCCAGGGTGACGCCGCCGGGACTGGCCCCGATCCCGGAGACGGCCGGATTGCCGCCGATCGGCGAGGTCGAGTTCGTGGTGCTCGGCTCGGGCCGACAGCATCCCGCCGCGACGGCGTTACAGGAGGCGATCCTCGCAAGCATGGCGGAGCTTCAATCCGTTCCCGAAGCGTGA